From a single Granulicella aggregans genomic region:
- a CDS encoding DinB family protein: MPMRYAQPSDLSALEPKKLAAELRAVVEQGFDTLCRLPEPLTTQPLGKNKWSPKQVIGHLIDSAANNHQRFVRLQIEPDLHLPGYKQEEWVAVQCYAVMPWMQALETWRVFNTHLAYVIQHVRLEHLGNVWHFEEGPLELGFLIEDYIAHLKHHLKQLPNYSE; encoded by the coding sequence ATGCCAATGCGGTACGCCCAGCCCAGCGATCTATCCGCACTTGAACCGAAGAAGCTTGCCGCCGAACTCCGCGCGGTCGTCGAGCAGGGTTTCGACACGCTTTGCCGTCTGCCGGAGCCGCTGACCACGCAGCCGCTGGGGAAGAACAAGTGGAGCCCGAAGCAGGTCATCGGGCATTTGATCGACTCGGCGGCGAACAATCACCAGCGCTTTGTGCGGCTGCAGATCGAGCCCGACCTGCATCTTCCCGGCTACAAGCAGGAGGAGTGGGTCGCGGTGCAGTGCTACGCGGTGATGCCGTGGATGCAGGCACTCGAGACGTGGCGGGTCTTCAACACGCATCTTGCCTACGTAATTCAACATGTTCGGCTCGAGCATCTGGGGAACGTGTGGCACTTCGAAGAAGGCCCGCTGGAGCTGGGCTTCCTGATCGAGGACTACATCGCTCACTTGAAGCACCACCTGAAGCAGTTGCCGAATTATTCGGAGTGA